From the Candidatus Methylomirabilota bacterium genome, the window TATTGCGGAAAATTTCTTGACGAAATGACCGACGAGTAGCGGTATATCTTCTTTGCGCTCGCGCAGCGCCGGCATTTCAACTGGAATGACATTGAGCCGATAATAGAGGGCTTCTTGAAACTTTCCGGCTTCCATCATTTCTTTCAAGTTCTTGCTTGTTGCTGCCACCACTCGCACATCGACTTTGATGGATTGCTTGCCGCCCAGCCGGTGGAACTCGTGCGATTGCAGAAACCGCAGCAGCTTGGCCTGCAATGGATAGGCCAGCTCGCTTATCTCATCGAGAAAGATAGTGCCCCCATCACCCTGCTCGATCTGGCCGATATAACGTTCTATCGCTCCCGTGTATGCACCCTTCTCGTGACCGAACAGCTCCGATTCGAGCAGGTTCTCGGGCAGCGAGGCGCAGTCGACCGGCACGAAGGCCTGAGCGGCGCGTGGGCTGTTGGCGTGGACGGCCCGGGCGATCAGCTCCTTGCCCGTCCCCGATTCGCCGAGAACGAGGATG encodes:
- a CDS encoding sigma-54 dependent transcriptional regulator, with amino-acid sequence MKKARVLIVDDEPDMVDNCARILGRAGHDCLTATDGARGVALLESDHPDVVLTDLKMPGVDGMELLRRARALDPGLPVIVITGFATFESAVAAVKEGAFDYLPKTFSVDQLQVAVDRALRHRQLAVENRNLREQLQETLGLENIIGRSPAMVRVFELVKKAARSEANILVLGESGTGKELIARAVHANSPRAAQAFVPVDCASLPENLLESELFGHEKGAYTGAIERYIGQIEQGDGGTIFLDEISELAYPLQAKLLRFLQSHEFHRLGGKQSIKVDVRVVAATSKNLKEMMEAGKFQEALYYRLNVIPVEMPALRERKEDIPLLVGHFVKKFSAI